In Pikeienuella piscinae, the sequence GCGACCACCATTCGCCTCGCATGCAGGACGATTGCGAAGATTCTAGCCTTCTCTCGGAGGCGGATTCAAGAAATTTCGCCGGGCGCGCCAACTCGTCGGGCGCCGTGAGATAGATGCGGCGTAGAAATAGGCTTTGGCGGCGACGACGGTCGCCTTTGAGTCCTTCGCCATCCGTCCGCAGCGATTGATCCAAGCGAAGGAAGGTTCGGCGATACGCGGAAACGGTCGCAGAGGCGACGCCGCGAGCGAACGCGACGGACGGCGAGGACGACGAACAGGTGGTCCTAGTGAGACTCGAACTTCAGTTTAGCGATGCGCCGGGTCGCGCTCCTTCATTGCGACGCCGCCATTCACGCCGCCCGTCGGCGCGGCGCGAGCGCGTTGCATGGGCGAAACCTTCGGACGTCGTCGGGGGGTCTCCAGGCGCGGTGATCGGTTCCGCTCGGCGAGAACCGACTCGTAGAGCGCAACGTAATCCGTAGCCATGCGCGTCGCCGTGAAGCGCTCTGCGATATGGGCGCGGGGGGCCGTTCGGCGGATTTCTCCGAGCCGGTCAACGGCGCGGATGGCTTCGTCGGGGCCATCAACCAGAAATCCCGTCTGACCGTCGATGATCAACTCTGGCATGGAGCCGCGCCGGCAGGCGACAACGGGCGTACCGCAGGCCATGGCCTCGACCACCGACAGCCCGAAGGGCTCGTCGAACCCGATCAGGTGCAGAAGGGCCCTGGCGCCGCCCAGAGCTCTGGCGCGCTCGGCGCCGCCGACGGGGCCATGCCAGATCACCCGGTCGTCGGACAGGGCGGGGCGCACATACGCGTCGAAATAGGCCTGATCCTGAATGACGCCATAGATGTGCAGGCGGTGGCCTGTGGCGTGGGCGACCTCGATGGCCTCTTTCGCGCCCTTGTCGGGGTGGATGCGGCCGAAGAACAGCAGGTCGTCGCCGCCCGCCGGGTCGAAGGGGAAATCATCGAGCCGTATGCCGTGATGAATCGTCGCCGCATAGCGCAGGTCGGGGTGGCGGTCGGCCTCGCTGATGGCGACGAAACGCACCCGGTCCTCGAAAGGCTTGAACATCGGCAGGATGCGTTCCGAGGAAAAGCCGTGGATCGTCGTCACCACCGGCGTTTCGACCAGGGGAGCGAAGGCGTGGGCCGGGAAGTCCGCCTGATTGTGGATGATGTCGAACCGGTCCGCCTGCGAAAACACATGCGACAGGTGCCGGTATTCCCAGACCTTGGCGTCGACGCCGGGATCCTCGCTGTAGGGGGCCGGCGCGACGGCGTCGAGACGGGCCGATGTCTGGCTGTCGGCGGTGGCGAACAGCGTCACGTCGAGGCCCATCGCCACCAGCTCCTCGGTCAGCATGTGGGTCAGCAGCTCCCACGGGCCGTAGTGGCGGGGGGGCGTGCGCCAGGCGATGGGCGCGAGCATGGCGATACGCATCGGTCAGGCCGCCTGCTCTTGGTCGGCGCGGACGGCCAGCCGGTCCCGGACAAGGGCGAGCGTCTCGGCGTTCAGCCTCCGCGCCTCGTCTTCGGTTTCGGCCTCGGTATAGCAGCGCAGTTCCGGGGCGTTGCCAGAGGGACGCAGATGGATGATCGCCCCGCCCTCGAAAGTCATCCGCAGGCCGTCGGTCTTGTCGGTCTCGGACAGTTTCCCGGCGACGGGGCCGAAGGCGTCGTCGATGCGCGCCCTTTCGAGGGCGGAATCGGGCGGGCTGAGCCAGTCGACGATGGCGCGGCTCCGCGCGGTCGGGAACGCGCGAAGCCGGTCTGAGAAGGTCACGCGCGCGGGCAGATCGGCGCAGATCTCGGCCAGGGGTTTGCGGCGCGCGGCGACAAGGGCGCAGAGGATGGGCAGAACGGCGTCGCGCGTCGGCAGCGGCGCAAGGCTCCGGCCATTGCGGGTGACGGGGCCGCCCAGAAGGAAGCCGCCATTCGCCTCGTATCCGCAAACCGCGGCGCCCTCTGCTGCGGCCTCGTTCATCGCCTCGATCACATAGGGAGAGCCGATACGCGTGCGCCGGACGCCGGCGAACCACCCGCTTCTTTCAAGCGCGGTGTTGCTGCTTACCGGGGTGACGACGCAGTCGGCGCCAAGCTCATGCGCGCAGATCAGGCCAAGGATGTCTCCGCGCAGCCAGCGTCCTGACTGATCCGCCACGAGCGGCCGGTCGGAGTCTCCGTCGGTCGAGACGATGGCGTCGAAGGCGTGCGCGCGCGCCCAGTCCCGCGCAAGGGCGATATCTTCGGGGCGCAGCGCCTCGGTGTCGACGGGAACGAAGCTGTCGGAGCGGCCCAGCGGCGTCACCTCGGCGCCGAGGTCCCGCAACAGTTGCTTGAGCAGGTCGCGCCCTACGGCGGAATGTTGATAGACACCCAGTTTCAGGCCCGAAAGCGCGCCATGTCCGAAAAATTCCGTATACCGCGACAGGTAGGGTGCGTTGATGTCGATCGCTTCAGGCAAAGGAGCAGGATCGCGCAGAGCTCCCTCGCCATCAAAGAGGGAAGGGGGAAGGACGATCGCCTGACGCGCGATGCCGGCCTCGTCGGGCTTGAGCACCTCGCCCCGCGCACGGTGGAACTTGACGCCGTTGCGATCGGCGGGGATGTGGCTGCCGGTGACCATCAGCGACGGGATGCGTCGGTCAAAGGCGTAGCGGGCCAGCGCCGGCGTCGGCGCATGGCCGCAAAACAGCGGCAGGCCGCCCTCATGACGGATCGCCTCGGCGCAGGCGCGCAGGAGGCGCGGCGTCGAGGGGCGCAGGTCGCCCGCCAGCGCCACCGCGTCGCCTTCGGTGAATTCGCCGATCTCAAAGAGATAGCGCAGAAAACCCTGAGTATAGCCAAAGGCCACGCGGTCGGTCAGCGCCGAGACGAGGCCGCGCGCGCCGCTGGTGCCGAAGCCCACGCCGCTTTCCGTCATCAGGTCACGGGTGGTGAAGGAGGTGTCGGTCATGGATGAGCTCCTGTCTTTCACACGAGAGTTTCCAGGAAACGGTCGATACGGACCATGGCGAAGCCGACGATGCAGTCGGCGATGCCGAAGGGCATGAACATATAGTCGCCGTGGCGCAGCGCGCCGCAGGTGTAGACGACATTGGGCACGTAGCCTTCACGCCCCACATCCGAAGGCGAAAGCAGCGGCGTGCGCGAGCGGCCGAGAACGCGCGCGGGGTTGTCCTTGTCGAGCAGCATGGCGCCGATGCAATATTTGCGCATCGCCCCCACGCCATGCGTAAGTAATAACCAGCCTTCGTCCAGCTCCACCGGCGGGGCGCAATTGCCGATCTGCACCAGTTCCCATGTGTGCATGGGGCCGGCGATCTTTTCGCCCGCGCTCCAGCAGGACAGATCGGCGGAACGGATGAAATACAGGTTCTCCGCATCCTGCCGCACGATCATGGCGTAGTCGCCGCCGATCCGGCGCGGGAACAGCGCCATCCCCTTGTCGCGGGCCGCGCAGCCGGAGATGGGGCGCAGATCGAAACTCCTGAAGTCGCGGGTGATCAGCAGTTCCGAGGCGATCTCGCGCCCACTCCACGCCGTATAGGTGCCGCAGTAGAAGCTGTCGTCGCCATCGTCAAACTTGACGAGGCGCAGGTCTTCGAGCCCGCCGCGGTGCGCTTGCGTCACCGGGAAGAGGACCGTTTCCTCGATCGGTCCGCCATCTTGGCGTTGCAGCCGGAGATGGCCGTCGGTTCCGGTCTCGGGCGAGGCCGCGACCGCGAGCCTGGATTCAGGCCGCAGCTGCATGGCGCCGTCTGACGACAGGACGCCCTGACGGAAGGTGATGGAGGAAATATGTCCTTCGCCAACCGCCCGAAGGGACATCAGGAAACGGATTTCATCGGGGCCGAGCCCCGATTGATCGGGATGGAGCACGACGCTCGGGTTCATCAGCGCCGCGGCCTCAAAGGAATATTCGTGGCAGAAATAGGCCCCGATCAGCGCCCGTTCGGCATTGCGCGCGGGGGTGGGCAGGTCGAGGTCGCGGGCGATTGCCTCGTAGCGATCCTCGAAATACTGGCGCACCTCTCGGTGGCGGTTTTCGAAATCCGCGAGCAGCGTCTCCAACTCGTTCTCGATGGTCGCGTCGTCGAGGCTGCGCAATGTCTCGACGATGCGATGGGCCCGGCCATCGACCGCCGGGTCGATGGACCGGGTTTCGGGCGGAAACGGGAAATGTCGCACGACGACGCGCGCGGCGTCGCCGTGAATCCGCTCAGGCAGCAGGCAGACGGGAACCATGTCACCTCCGCGCCATCGTGATCAGTTCCGGATGTTTCCTTTGCTGCCTGCGCAATCGACGCATCGCTAGGACGGCGAACTGAACGGCCAGGATCGACTCCGCCCCCTGATTGAGGTTCACCCGGTCGACCTGCAACCCGTCGAAACAACCGCCGTTCGGGGTCGTCATCCTGAGCCCCAGATCGTTGCGCCCCAGGTACCAGTCGAACGCCGTTTCCGCGCGGATCGTCCATACGGGAGTGTCTGTCGCCCCGAAGGCGGCCTCACAGGCGTCGATCATCGCCCAGGCCTCGAGCGGTTGTTGGTCGAAGGGCCGGGGTCGCTCATGGCGGCGGCCGAAGCTTTCGGTGCCCACCGGGCGGAAGACGCCGCCGGCGCCGGTCTGGATGTCGGCCAGCCAGTCGAGCGCGGCGATCCCGTTTTGCGTCATGGCGTCGTGGCCAAGCAGCCGCCCGGCCACGATCAGGGCTTCGGGCAGGCGGGCGTTGTCATAGGCGAGTGTCGGCTCGAACCAGACCCATCCTTCGTGGCGTTCGCGGAGCAGTAGGTCGTGCAATTCGGTGGCGAAGCGCTCCACCAGCGCGCGCGCCGCGCGATGACCCGGATAGACGGACAGCCAGTTCGCCAGCCCGAGAACGGCGAAGGCCCGCGCGCGGGGGAAGGTCAGTTCGCCACTTTCCGGGATGACACGTTCCGCCAGCGCGGTGGCCCAGAGTTTCAGCCTGTGGTCGTCGGTGCCCGCAATCACCCGGCCCAGCGCCCAAAGCCCCCGGCCATGGCTGTCCTGCGAGCCCTGCGTTTCGAGCCAGCGCCGCTGGTAGTCCATGAAGTTGCGGAATACGGCGCGATGCTCGTCCCAGGCGTCTTCGACGAAGGCGGCGCAGGTGTCGATGATGCGGCTGGCGCGTTCGGGTTCGATCCCTTCGGATTTCAGATCGACGGCCAGCATCAGCGCGCGGGCGTTGTCGTCGAGGCAATACCCGTGCCGCCGGTCCGGGATGGACGACCGGCTGTGCTGCAACATGCCGCAACCATCGACCATCCGGTCGACCGCGGTGAGAGTCGAGATTTGCGGCGCGCTCTTGCCGGGTCGCAGAGTGCGGATTGCGTGCGCGGGCCGGTGAACGGCGCGCGCGTTGGCCAGTAGCGAGAGGTAGCCGCGCGCGACCTCGGGCCAGATCATGCGCCGCCCCGCGTCATAGGCGCGCGCCCGCAGGCTGTCGCGTCGCACCTGGTTGCGCAGCAATTCGCCGATGCTTTGGGCAAGCGCATCGGGATTGGCGAAAGGAACCAGCACGCCCGTGTCGTCGGCGAGCAATTCCTGGGCATGCCAATAGGGGGTCGAGACCACCGCCTTGCCCAGCCCCACCGCGTAGGACAGCGTGCCGGACGTGATCTGCGCCTCGTGCAGATAGGGGGTGACATAGATGTCCGCCGCCGAAAGCCACGCCTGCAGCGTGGGCGTGTCGACATATTCGTTGACGAAGCGCAGATGGTCCGACACCCCGAGCGACCGGGCCTGCGCGGCCAGCCTTTCACGGTAGGCCTCGCCTTCCGAGGCGACAAGATGGGGGTGCGTCGCCCCGAGGATGACATAGGTCAGATCCGGGTGATCGCGCACCAGATCGGGCAGGGCGGCGATCATGTGCTTGATCCCCTTGTTCGGGGACAAGAGGCCGAAGGTCAGGATGATCTTGCGCCCTTCAAGCCCGAAATGATGCTTCTGGAACGCCGGATCGAGGAACGGCAGATCGGGGATGCCATGCGGGATCACCGCGATCCTGGACTCGGGGATGTCCCAGCGCTCGGTCAGGATGGCGCGGCCCTTTTCGGCCATCACCACCAGACGGTCGGATTGCGCGGCCAGCCTCTCCATGACCCGGCGCTGATCGGGCTGCGGTTCGGTCAGGACCGTGTGCAGCGTGGTGACGATGGGCGATCTGAGCCGCTCGGTGAGGCTCAGCAGGTATTCGCCCGATGGGCCGCCGAAGATGCCGAACTCGTGCTGGATCAGCACGGCGTCGGGATTCATCGCGTTGATGTGCTCGGCGGCGGCCCGATAGTTTTCGGGGTCGTCCTGGGCGATCTCGTAGTTCACCTCGGCCGGGTAGCCGTATTCCTGCCCCGGCTCGGTCATCGCGAAGGTTCGGATCTCCAGCGCCGGATCGGCCTGCGTCAGCGCCGCGGAGAGATCCGCCGTGAAGGTCGCGATGCCGCATTTGCGGGGCGGATAGTTCCCGATGAGCGCGATATGTCGGACGGGCGGGGTAACATGCATCATTGGCGGGCCCTCCAAGGCGCATCCTCGTCCATTTGGGTTTCCTGCGGTTCGGCGACGATCAGAACCGTGGGTTCGGCTGCGCGGATGGAAAGCGATCCGCCGACCTCCCAGCACTGGTAGGGTTCATAGCGGCGTTCGCCGAAAGCGCCGCCGCCTTGCGCCACTGCGACGCCGGCGCGGGGCGCCGTCAGTGTGACGCGCTGATCGGGCGTGAGCGTTTCCAGGGCGACCCGGAACGGAGCAGCGGCGGCCGGCGTCGGCGTGAGGGGACGAGGGTCGAGGATGGCCTCTCGCAACCCCTGTTCGAGGTGCAGTTCGCGCGGACGGCCGTAATCGTGGAGACGCCATGTGACGTCGCTCGGTTCCTGGACCTCGATCACCGTCAGGCCCGGGCCGAGGGCGTGGATTGCGCCCGCCTCTACGAAGAACATATCGCCTACAGCGGGCTCGATCCGCCGCAGCATTTGAGGAAGGGCGCCATCCTCGGCGGCGCGGCGGATTTCGGCTCGGGTCGCCGGATGTTTCAGGCCCAAGTGGAGATATGCGCCCGGCCTGGCATCGGCGACGTACCACCATTCGTGCTTGCGGTCGGGACCGTGCTGGGGGTGAACCTGGATGGAGAGCGGCTCGCTGGTTTGGAGCCATTTGATGACGAGGCCCGATCGGGCCGCATCAAAGACGACCTCGCCTAGGGGTTGGGCGTCGTCAGGAGCTTGAAGGCCGTCTCGGCGACCCCAGGGCTTGGCCCGGTAGTCTGGCGTCAACGGCTCGGCGTGGGGGAGGGGGCTAGGGGGGGGTGTTTCGTTGCGTGTCCTGTCGTGTCGAAACTCGATCTGCATCGGCTCAGTTCCTCGAACGGATGAATGCGGATTAAGATTTTCAAGAGGGTGAGACCGGCCGGAAGTCCGGCGACCCGGGTTTTAGATGTGAGAAGCCGAACGAAATTCAAGAGGGGAAAGCGTTGGGCGTCGCTCACTCTCAACATGCTGATATGGCGCGCTTTATCTGCCGCTCATCGAGGCGTCGGCGCACTCTTGACGCGGGGGGTCTGCTTTCTAAATCAGCTTTGACAGGCCGCCTCATCAGGGGTCTGCGGCTGGATGCGCCAGCGATGCCATACGCTTGTAACCATGTTGCTTGATGGAGGATGTGGGTATGAGAACGAGCTCTGATATCACCTTGTATGCGCCCGCCGACTGGTGGCGCATTTCTGACGCTCCTGCGCCTTTCTACCGGCGCGTTGCGGCGCATGATCCTTTCCGGGTCGTCCAGGAGAGGTTCAACCGCTTGCTCGACGAGTTTCTGCCGCCTTCACCGTCAGGCCGGGAGGCGCGCTGGACCAATGCGGTCCGTCCCGCGATGACCGTCACCGAGAGCGACGAGTCGATCGTCGTCAGGGCCAGTCTGCCGGGGTTGAGGGAACGGGATGTCGAGGTTCAGCTGGATGACAGGGGGCTCACGATCCGGGCGGAACGCAGCGCGTTTTCGGTGGATCGCGGACGCCGTTTCGCAATGGGCGTTCACGGGAGCTTCGAGCGGCGCATCCCCCTGCCGGCGGGCGTCGATCCCGATCTCGCAGAGGCCGAGTTCCGCGATGGGGCGCTGACCGTCACTCTGCCCAGGACGCGGGTGATGCGCCTCAGAGAAAAAGGCGGCGCCCTGAAAGAGCGGCTGCGGTCGTGGTGGTCGCGGCTTCGGGGCAAGGACGCGTCGCGCCAGTCCTGACCGCTTGCGGGAGAAGATGGGATGGACCCGGCTCGCGGCGGACGCATTTTCTAGTTCGTCGCTCCGCCGCAAGCTGGCCGCGCTGGCGCGCAAGCCTCCCAGGCCGGATCACGCCCTCGGTCTCGACCAGCCAATATGGAAGATGACAGTGAATGGCGTGCGCGCCGACATGGCGGTTCGAAGCGCCAGGCCTGAAGCCAGGTCTATCTCGGGATCGAAGAGGGAAGACCGGAGATTCGGGTGGCCCAGATCGCTTCGAGATACTTCGGCCGCGCGCTCTGACCTCGATGGGGCGGCTACCGCCGCCCGCCCCTTGTCGGAGCAAATGCATACTGTCGGAGTGGAGCCTCACAGCGCGGGGTTTCGACCGTCCGGTCGCCGGGCTCCATATCCGTAGCGCCGCACCGAACCGCAAGACCACGCTCGGCGTATCCGTCACGGAAGTCGCGGGGCAGATCCGCCCGACAAAAAGGACCCTCGGCCATCATCCGGTTTGAGCATCAGGTTCAGTCTCAGGTCTCGTCGCGAAACGTGACTCCAGACATCAGCGCGGCGATGCGGAACAAACTGCCGTTCGCTCTATGCGCCCGGCCGTGATCGCGTCCGCGAATACTTGATCCAGCGAATTATCTCGATCCGATATCGGATTTGATCCAACTATGTTGAGCGGATATCTCTCTATATCAGGTGGGAATAAAGGTGCGGAATGATCACGGGGCATGTTTTCATTGCGACAAGCCTGGATGGCTTCATCGCCCGGAGCGACGGTGACATCGCCTGGCTCCTGGAGCGGGATAATCCAGACGAAGACCACGGCTACGCCGCGTTTATCGCGAATATCGACGTCATCCTGATGGGCCGTGGAACCTTCGAAAAAATGCAATCGGTGCGACCCTGGCCCTACAACCGGCCAGTTGTCGTTCTGTCGGCCACGATGACGCAGGATGATCTGGCCCCGGATCTGGCTGACAAGGTCCGGGTGATTGACGGCGCACCGGAAGCGTCAATGCGCATGCTGCAATCCGAGGGGCGCCGAAGGGTCTATGTGGATGGCGGCCTCGTTATCCAATCGTTCCTGCGGGCGGGTTTGATCACCGACATGGTGCTCACGAGCGTGCCGGTGCTCCTTGGTGAAGGGCGCCGCTTGTTCGGCGGCCTGGCCGGGGACATTCCGCTGGTCCACGAGGAAACCAGGAGTTTTCCCTCCGGGCTTGTCCAGTCTCGCTACCGGATTGCGACATGAAGCGACCCGAGCGAAGGCCGCCCCGGGTCGATGCGCCGCTCTCGCGCGACGGGGTGCTGATCGTCGCCTTTGATTCTGACGCCAGCATGGAGGATGCGGCTGTGTCGTCACACCCGCAATGTGCGCGGAGTTCGGGAAGGCGAATTTCGAGGTGCTCGTTGCTCGGGACAATGCCGTTCGGGGAGCGCTGATCGAAGCGTGCCCGGTTGCGCCGCTTTCCCGCCATCGGCGGGCGATGGTCAGCCTGTCCCTTGCCCGGATTGATTCAAGTAGTTGATCGCGTAGCCCTCGCGGATCGCTTCGGTGATCTGTTCGACCCGCCCGTAGACATGTGCGCTCAAAAGATCACGCGCGGCTTGCGCGTTTCCGGCCGCGATCGCGTCGAGAATTCACGCATTCTCCGCCTGGGTGTGGATGGCGATCAACCCATCCACTGGCTGACCGGGGCCGCCGCATCCTGCAATTGCTGCGAGATCACGTCCACGAGCGCCGCGCCCGGATATTCCAGCGCCGCGCGGATCGCCGTCTCGACCTCGAGTGGGTCCTCCACTCTGAATGCCTTCACGCCATAGGTCTCGGCGACCTTTGCATGATCGGTCCTGTTGAAATCGACGGAGAAGTAGCGCTCGTCGTAGCCGTCCTTCTGGCTGGCCTTGATCCAGCCGAACACCGCGTTCGAGAAGACGATCATCTTGAGCGGAACATTGTGGCGCTGGATGGTCTCAAGCTCGCCCACCGTGAAGCCGAAACTGCCATCGCCCATCAGCGACACAACCATCGCGTCCGGCCGGCCGAACCAGGCGCCCACCGCCGCCGACATGGAATAGCCCAGCGCGCCATGCGCCCGGTTGGTGATGAAATAGCGGCCCGGACGGCGCATCTCTAGATAGGCCGAGGCGTATGGGCAGGGCGTTCCCGGATCGGCCGCTACGATCGAATTCTCGGGCAGCGCCGCGTTCAGCGCGGCGAAGACCCGTTCCGGCCGAATGGGTCGCCCCTCGCTGGCCGCGATCTTGTTGAATTCGGCCCATTTCTCCTTCTTCGCCGCTTCCGCCGCCGGCCGCCCGTCCACCGAATCCGCCACGCGTCGCCTTGGCCGATTGCGGATCGCCCCTCCCAGCGCCTCCAGCGCGAGGCGCGCGTCGGCGACGATGGCGACGTCGGTCGCGTAATTGCAGGAAATCAC encodes:
- a CDS encoding glycosyltransferase family 4 protein, which gives rise to MRIAMLAPIAWRTPPRHYGPWELLTHMLTEELVAMGLDVTLFATADSQTSARLDAVAPAPYSEDPGVDAKVWEYRHLSHVFSQADRFDIIHNQADFPAHAFAPLVETPVVTTIHGFSSERILPMFKPFEDRVRFVAISEADRHPDLRYAATIHHGIRLDDFPFDPAGGDDLLFFGRIHPDKGAKEAIEVAHATGHRLHIYGVIQDQAYFDAYVRPALSDDRVIWHGPVGGAERARALGGARALLHLIGFDEPFGLSVVEAMACGTPVVACRRGSMPELIIDGQTGFLVDGPDEAIRAVDRLGEIRRTAPRAHIAERFTATRMATDYVALYESVLAERNRSPRLETPRRRPKVSPMQRARAAPTGGVNGGVAMKERDPAHR
- a CDS encoding phosphomannomutase yields the protein MTDTSFTTRDLMTESGVGFGTSGARGLVSALTDRVAFGYTQGFLRYLFEIGEFTEGDAVALAGDLRPSTPRLLRACAEAIRHEGGLPLFCGHAPTPALARYAFDRRIPSLMVTGSHIPADRNGVKFHRARGEVLKPDEAGIARQAIVLPPSLFDGEGALRDPAPLPEAIDINAPYLSRYTEFFGHGALSGLKLGVYQHSAVGRDLLKQLLRDLGAEVTPLGRSDSFVPVDTEALRPEDIALARDWARAHAFDAIVSTDGDSDRPLVADQSGRWLRGDILGLICAHELGADCVVTPVSSNTALERSGWFAGVRRTRIGSPYVIEAMNEAAAEGAAVCGYEANGGFLLGGPVTRNGRSLAPLPTRDAVLPILCALVAARRKPLAEICADLPARVTFSDRLRAFPTARSRAIVDWLSPPDSALERARIDDAFGPVAGKLSETDKTDGLRMTFEGGAIIHLRPSGNAPELRCYTEAETEDEARRLNAETLALVRDRLAVRADQEQAA
- a CDS encoding glycoside hydrolase family 130 protein; translation: METLLADFENRHREVRQYFEDRYEAIARDLDLPTPARNAERALIGAYFCHEYSFEAAALMNPSVVLHPDQSGLGPDEIRFLMSLRAVGEGHISSITFRQGVLSSDGAMQLRPESRLAVAASPETGTDGHLRLQRQDGGPIEETVLFPVTQAHRGGLEDLRLVKFDDGDDSFYCGTYTAWSGREIASELLITRDFRSFDLRPISGCAARDKGMALFPRRIGGDYAMIVRQDAENLYFIRSADLSCWSAGEKIAGPMHTWELVQIGNCAPPVELDEGWLLLTHGVGAMRKYCIGAMLLDKDNPARVLGRSRTPLLSPSDVGREGYVPNVVYTCGALRHGDYMFMPFGIADCIVGFAMVRIDRFLETLV
- a CDS encoding glycosyltransferase family 4 protein; the protein is MMHVTPPVRHIALIGNYPPRKCGIATFTADLSAALTQADPALEIRTFAMTEPGQEYGYPAEVNYEIAQDDPENYRAAAEHINAMNPDAVLIQHEFGIFGGPSGEYLLSLTERLRSPIVTTLHTVLTEPQPDQRRVMERLAAQSDRLVVMAEKGRAILTERWDIPESRIAVIPHGIPDLPFLDPAFQKHHFGLEGRKIILTFGLLSPNKGIKHMIAALPDLVRDHPDLTYVILGATHPHLVASEGEAYRERLAAQARSLGVSDHLRFVNEYVDTPTLQAWLSAADIYVTPYLHEAQITSGTLSYAVGLGKAVVSTPYWHAQELLADDTGVLVPFANPDALAQSIGELLRNQVRRDSLRARAYDAGRRMIWPEVARGYLSLLANARAVHRPAHAIRTLRPGKSAPQISTLTAVDRMVDGCGMLQHSRSSIPDRRHGYCLDDNARALMLAVDLKSEGIEPERASRIIDTCAAFVEDAWDEHRAVFRNFMDYQRRWLETQGSQDSHGRGLWALGRVIAGTDDHRLKLWATALAERVIPESGELTFPRARAFAVLGLANWLSVYPGHRAARALVERFATELHDLLLRERHEGWVWFEPTLAYDNARLPEALIVAGRLLGHDAMTQNGIAALDWLADIQTGAGGVFRPVGTESFGRRHERPRPFDQQPLEAWAMIDACEAAFGATDTPVWTIRAETAFDWYLGRNDLGLRMTTPNGGCFDGLQVDRVNLNQGAESILAVQFAVLAMRRLRRQQRKHPELITMARR
- a CDS encoding class I mannose-6-phosphate isomerase gives rise to the protein MQIEFRHDRTRNETPPPSPLPHAEPLTPDYRAKPWGRRDGLQAPDDAQPLGEVVFDAARSGLVIKWLQTSEPLSIQVHPQHGPDRKHEWWYVADARPGAYLHLGLKHPATRAEIRRAAEDGALPQMLRRIEPAVGDMFFVEAGAIHALGPGLTVIEVQEPSDVTWRLHDYGRPRELHLEQGLREAILDPRPLTPTPAAAAPFRVALETLTPDQRVTLTAPRAGVAVAQGGGAFGERRYEPYQCWEVGGSLSIRAAEPTVLIVAEPQETQMDEDAPWRARQ
- a CDS encoding Hsp20/alpha crystallin family protein — protein: MRTSSDITLYAPADWWRISDAPAPFYRRVAAHDPFRVVQERFNRLLDEFLPPSPSGREARWTNAVRPAMTVTESDESIVVRASLPGLRERDVEVQLDDRGLTIRAERSAFSVDRGRRFAMGVHGSFERRIPLPAGVDPDLAEAEFRDGALTVTLPRTRVMRLREKGGALKERLRSWWSRLRGKDASRQS
- a CDS encoding dihydrofolate reductase family protein, which encodes MITGHVFIATSLDGFIARSDGDIAWLLERDNPDEDHGYAAFIANIDVILMGRGTFEKMQSVRPWPYNRPVVVLSATMTQDDLAPDLADKVRVIDGAPEASMRMLQSEGRRRVYVDGGLVIQSFLRAGLITDMVLTSVPVLLGEGRRLFGGLAGDIPLVHEETRSFPSGLVQSRYRIAT